A part of Candidatus Hydrogenedentota bacterium genomic DNA contains:
- a CDS encoding PKD domain-containing protein has protein sequence MNRSACLFCACLLALFAATAPAITLSVGDFTGAPADTFTLPVAITVDVDENVSAVQFDLLFDTAALSGASIVVGPASVAAAKTATVTTQPDGSIRVLLIGFNQNVFATGTIALADLEVNSGAADGTYVVTLANVQLSDPFGFALTAQVTPGTVTVDAGAGEGEGEGEGEGEGEGEGEGEGEGEGEGEGEGEGEGEGEGEGEGEGEGEGEGEGEGEGEGEGEGEGEGEGEGEGEGEGEGEEPFNASFDSSVTSGITPLVVQFTDTSSGGTAGIRSWFWSFGDGTFGNVPSPQHTYGTPGVYTVTLSIVSNDNKGDTETHIDLIQVLDAGEGEGEGEGEGEGEGEGEGEGEGEGEGEGEGEGEGEGEGEGEGEGEGEGEGEGEGEGEGEGEGEGEGEGEPKPGAAYGCAGPGTELTIYSSRGPEWIMMIGIALLLGIFTRRTATQ, from the coding sequence TTGAATCGTTCTGCCTGTTTATTCTGCGCCTGCCTGCTGGCCCTTTTCGCCGCCACCGCTCCCGCGATCACGTTGAGTGTCGGCGACTTCACGGGTGCCCCGGCGGATACGTTTACGTTGCCTGTCGCAATTACCGTAGACGTTGACGAAAACGTGTCGGCGGTCCAGTTCGACCTGCTCTTCGACACCGCCGCGCTGAGCGGAGCTTCGATTGTTGTTGGGCCGGCATCGGTAGCCGCGGCAAAGACCGCGACCGTCACGACCCAGCCCGACGGAAGTATTCGTGTGCTTCTCATTGGGTTCAATCAGAACGTGTTTGCCACGGGAACGATTGCCCTGGCCGATCTGGAGGTGAATAGCGGCGCGGCTGACGGAACCTATGTGGTGACACTGGCGAATGTGCAGTTGTCCGATCCCTTCGGATTTGCCCTTACCGCTCAGGTAACTCCGGGCACGGTGACAGTGGATGCTGGTGCCGGTGAAGGAGAAGGAGAAGGAGAAGGAGAAGGTGAAGGCGAAGGCGAAGGTGAAGGCGAAGGTGAAGGTGAAGGCGAAGGCGAAGGCGAGGGTGAGGGTGAGGGCGAGGGCGAGGGCGAGGGCGAGGGCGAGGGCGAGGGCGAGGGCGAGGGTGAAGGCGAAGGCGAAGGAGAAGGTGAAGGCGAAGGCGAAGGCGAAGGTGAAGGTGAAGGTGAAGGTGAAGGCGAAGGCGAAGGCGAAGAGCCGTTCAACGCCAGCTTCGATTCAAGCGTCACCTCGGGTATCACACCGCTCGTGGTCCAATTTACCGACACCTCGTCTGGAGGAACCGCGGGTATTCGCTCGTGGTTCTGGTCCTTTGGTGATGGGACCTTTGGTAATGTTCCCTCCCCCCAGCACACGTACGGAACACCCGGTGTTTATACGGTAACCCTGAGTATCGTTTCCAACGACAATAAGGGCGACACGGAAACGCACATTGACTTGATTCAAGTGCTGGACGCTGGTGAAGGCGAGGGCGAGGGTGAAGGTGAAGGTGAGGGTGAGGGTGAGGGTGAGGGTGAGGGCGAGGGCGAAGGTGAAGGTGAAGGTGAAGGTGAAGGTGAGGGTGAGGGTGAGGGTGAGGGTGAGGGTGAGGGTGAGGGTGAAGGCGAAGGCGAAGGTGAAGGTGAAGGCGAAGGCGAAGGCGAAGGCGAAGGTGAAGGTGAAGGTGAGCCGAAGCCTGGAGCCGCATACGGCTGCGCCGGACCCGGGACCGAGTTGACGATATACAGTTCCAGGGGCCCGGAGTGGATCATGATGATCGGCATCGCCCTGCTCCTGGGCATTTTCACGCGCCGGACCGCCACGCAATGA